The following are encoded in a window of Microbacterium sp. LWO13-1.2 genomic DNA:
- a CDS encoding ATP-dependent DNA ligase — protein MATDGQIVQVDGRRLRITNLDKVVYPETGTTKGEVIAYYSAIAPLLLPQLAGRPVTRKRWVEGVGTADAPADAFFTKQLEPGAPEWIPRMPIQHSDGPKEYPLVEDVPTLVWLAQVAAIELHVPQWRFGADGLPGNPDRLVLDLDPGPGADLAQCAAVAMIARGILSGMGLEPVPVTSGSKGIHLYAPLPGTQTSTEISAVVKELARLIENEHPDLATSTMAKAAREGKVFLDWSQNNGKKTTISPYSLRGRARPWVAAPRTWAELESSDVAQLDLDEVLERMEAGIDPLAGLRPDGEDALAPYLAKRDAARTPEPMPERIAASDGGMTRRFVIQEHHARRLHYDLRIEDSGVLVSWAVPKGVPETADRNHLAVMTEPHPMEYLTFAGTIPAGEYGAGAMTVWDTGTVALEKWRDDEVIGTFTGLPDGPLGAARLALIRTGGEGEKSSWLLHRMKDEHRRGRPRPAPRQRSADTARTEGESRAAPIQPMLAEHGTPPIARRLSSPGWAEIKWDGIRAIGVWRDGRMTLQARSGTDITARYPELTADGAPGFAIDEAIVDGEIVAFDASGLPSFSRMQNRMHLTSAREIEREVVRTPVVYQLFDLLSLDGHDLTALPLRDRRELLESIAQDLDAPVVVPPVFEDVDAALETSAALGLEGIVVKDPASTYRPGLRSPSWLKLKHTHTQEVVIGGIRPGKGDRGGRIGSLLLGIPDGGGIRYIGRVGTGFTDRMLRDLTTRLEPLRTDRTHLTGVPAPDASDALWVRPELVAEVEFANWTPDGILRHARWRGLRPDKGPDEIVREP, from the coding sequence ATGGCGACGGACGGACAGATCGTGCAGGTGGACGGTCGCCGTCTGCGCATCACCAACCTCGACAAGGTGGTCTACCCGGAGACCGGCACGACCAAGGGCGAGGTCATCGCCTACTACTCCGCGATCGCCCCGCTCCTGCTCCCCCAGCTCGCGGGCCGGCCGGTGACGCGAAAGCGGTGGGTCGAGGGGGTCGGCACAGCGGATGCTCCCGCCGATGCGTTCTTCACCAAGCAGCTCGAACCCGGTGCACCGGAGTGGATCCCCCGCATGCCGATCCAGCACTCGGACGGGCCCAAGGAGTATCCGCTCGTCGAAGACGTCCCGACACTGGTGTGGCTCGCGCAGGTCGCGGCGATCGAGCTGCATGTGCCGCAGTGGCGATTCGGCGCCGACGGCCTGCCGGGGAATCCTGACCGGCTGGTGCTCGATCTCGACCCCGGTCCCGGCGCCGATCTCGCCCAGTGCGCCGCGGTCGCGATGATCGCCCGCGGCATCCTCTCCGGAATGGGCCTGGAACCCGTGCCCGTCACCAGCGGCAGCAAGGGCATCCACCTCTACGCACCCCTGCCAGGCACTCAGACGAGCACCGAGATCTCCGCCGTCGTGAAGGAGCTGGCGCGCCTCATCGAGAACGAGCATCCCGATCTCGCGACGAGCACGATGGCGAAGGCCGCGCGCGAGGGCAAGGTGTTCCTCGACTGGAGCCAGAACAACGGCAAGAAGACCACGATCTCGCCGTACTCGTTGCGCGGGCGCGCACGGCCGTGGGTCGCCGCTCCCCGCACGTGGGCAGAGCTGGAATCCTCCGACGTGGCACAGCTCGACCTCGACGAAGTGCTCGAGCGGATGGAAGCGGGCATCGATCCGCTGGCCGGTCTCCGCCCGGACGGCGAGGATGCGCTCGCGCCGTACCTCGCGAAGCGCGACGCCGCCAGGACTCCGGAGCCGATGCCGGAGCGGATCGCCGCCTCCGACGGCGGAATGACGAGGCGCTTCGTGATCCAGGAGCACCACGCCCGTCGACTCCACTACGACCTGCGCATCGAGGACAGCGGCGTGCTCGTCAGCTGGGCGGTGCCCAAGGGCGTCCCGGAGACCGCCGATCGCAACCATCTCGCGGTGATGACCGAGCCGCATCCGATGGAGTACCTGACCTTCGCCGGCACGATCCCAGCCGGCGAGTACGGCGCGGGAGCGATGACGGTGTGGGACACCGGAACGGTCGCACTGGAGAAATGGCGCGACGACGAGGTCATCGGCACGTTCACCGGACTGCCGGATGGTCCGTTGGGCGCTGCCAGGCTCGCCCTGATCCGCACCGGAGGTGAAGGCGAGAAGTCGTCCTGGTTGCTGCACCGTATGAAGGACGAACACCGTCGAGGCCGGCCACGCCCCGCTCCGCGACAGCGATCCGCCGACACCGCACGCACTGAGGGCGAGAGCCGTGCCGCACCGATCCAGCCGATGCTCGCCGAGCACGGCACTCCGCCGATCGCGCGACGGCTCAGCTCCCCCGGCTGGGCGGAGATCAAGTGGGACGGCATCCGTGCGATCGGCGTCTGGCGCGACGGACGGATGACTCTGCAGGCGCGTTCCGGCACCGACATCACCGCACGCTACCCGGAGCTCACCGCAGACGGCGCTCCTGGCTTCGCGATCGACGAGGCCATCGTCGACGGCGAGATCGTCGCGTTCGACGCCTCAGGCCTGCCGAGCTTCAGCCGGATGCAGAACCGGATGCATCTGACCTCGGCGCGCGAGATCGAGCGCGAGGTCGTACGGACCCCCGTGGTCTACCAGCTCTTCGACCTGCTGAGCCTGGACGGGCACGACCTCACTGCCCTTCCGCTCCGCGACCGCCGGGAACTGCTGGAGAGCATCGCCCAGGATCTCGACGCTCCCGTCGTCGTGCCTCCCGTCTTCGAGGACGTGGATGCCGCACTGGAGACGAGTGCCGCACTCGGGCTGGAGGGGATCGTCGTCAAGGACCCCGCCTCGACCTATCGACCAGGCTTGCGTTCGCCCTCATGGCTCAAGCTCAAGCACACGCACACGCAGGAGGTCGTCATCGGCGGCATCCGGCCGGGCAAGGGTGATCGCGGCGGACGGATCGGCTCACTGCTGCTCGGCATCCCCGACGGGGGCGGCATCCGCTACATCGGACGCGTCGGCACCGGCTTCACCGATCGGATGCTGCGCGACCTCACCACCCGACTCGAACCGCTGCGCACCGACCGCACACATCTGACCGGCGTCCCTGCTCCGGACGCGTCTGACGCCCTCTGGGTGCGGCCGGAACTCGTCGCCGAGGTCGAGTTCGCGAACTGGACGCCCGACGGCATTCTCCGCCATGCCCGCTGGCGCGGTCTGCGGCCGGACAAAGGTCCCGACGAGATCGTTCGGGAGCCTTGA
- a CDS encoding Ku protein: protein MRTIWKGALTFGLVNVPVKVYSATEDHDVPLHQVHEKDGGRIRYQRTCEVCGETVAYADIDRAYVDDAQTIVLTKEDLASLPAEKSREIDVVEFVPTDQVDLLTLDKAYYLEPDSKSPKAYVLLRRTLEETDRTAIVRFTLRQKTRLAALRVRGDVLVLQTLLWADEVREAAFPSLDEKVTISKKELELSASLVESYSGDFDPGAFVDEYQTELRTLIDAKIEAGEGFDVSTTFAEDEEPKGGEVIDLMEALRASVARSKEQKDASKSEKAPKSAPAKKKTAS from the coding sequence ATGAGGACCATCTGGAAGGGCGCACTGACGTTCGGGCTCGTGAACGTTCCGGTGAAGGTGTATTCCGCGACCGAGGATCACGACGTTCCGCTGCACCAGGTGCATGAGAAGGACGGCGGGCGCATCCGCTACCAGCGCACCTGCGAGGTGTGCGGTGAGACAGTGGCGTACGCCGACATCGATCGCGCCTACGTCGACGACGCGCAGACGATCGTGCTGACGAAGGAGGACCTGGCGTCGCTGCCGGCCGAGAAGAGCCGCGAGATCGACGTGGTGGAGTTCGTGCCGACCGACCAGGTCGACCTGCTCACCCTCGACAAGGCCTACTACCTCGAACCGGATTCGAAGTCGCCGAAGGCCTACGTGCTGCTGCGTCGGACCCTGGAGGAGACCGACCGCACCGCGATCGTGCGGTTCACCCTGCGGCAGAAGACCCGGCTGGCGGCTCTCCGGGTGCGCGGCGATGTCCTCGTTCTGCAGACCCTGCTCTGGGCCGATGAGGTGCGCGAAGCGGCCTTCCCGTCGCTCGACGAGAAGGTCACGATCTCGAAGAAGGAACTCGAGCTGTCGGCATCCCTCGTCGAGAGCTACTCGGGCGACTTCGATCCGGGTGCGTTCGTGGACGAGTATCAGACCGAGCTGCGCACCCTCATCGACGCGAAGATCGAGGCCGGTGAGGGCTTCGATGTGTCGACGACGTTCGCGGAGGACGAAGAGCCGAAGGGCGGCGAGGTCATCGACCTGATGGAAGCGCTGCGTGCGAGTGTCGCCCGCTCCAAGGAGCAGAAGGACGCCTCGAAGTCCGAGAAAGCGCCGAAGTCCGCTCCTGCGAAGAAGAAGACCGCCAGCTGA